The following coding sequences are from one Methyloterricola oryzae window:
- a CDS encoding STY4526/YPO1902 family pathogenicity island replication protein: protein MERVQADLALQVLIYAARLTDGLSDHAARFGIKRDQLDRLRAIPFGELPEFVQCLRNNTIMIQFDPASLDSAFMSHQRRSAERELRDELIRAGASYPTMSELFGLDNPTFTSLRKQFDLPESIGRPKRPEEERQMEIWKAWQASGTDNPALRLLEMHRITGVEVRVIASLIKSWEDGADAPDLGKATDREQGKNVKNP, encoded by the coding sequence ATGGAGAGAGTTCAAGCCGATCTTGCCCTTCAAGTTTTGATCTATGCTGCCCGTCTCACAGATGGGCTGTCGGATCATGCCGCCCGCTTCGGAATCAAACGCGACCAGTTGGATCGGCTGCGTGCCATTCCCTTCGGCGAATTGCCTGAATTCGTTCAATGCCTGCGTAACAACACCATCATGATCCAGTTTGACCCGGCGTCGCTGGATTCCGCATTTATGAGTCATCAGCGGCGCAGCGCGGAACGGGAGCTTCGCGATGAGCTGATACGAGCTGGCGCCTCCTACCCGACCATGTCCGAGTTGTTTGGCCTGGACAATCCCACGTTCACCAGTTTGCGCAAGCAATTTGATCTGCCAGAGAGCATTGGCCGGCCCAAACGGCCGGAGGAGGAGCGCCAGATGGAAATCTGGAAGGCCTGGCAAGCGAGCGGCACGGACAATCCGGCACTGCGCCTTCTGGAGATGCACCGGATAACGGGCGTTGAAGTCAGAGTCATCGCGTCCCTCATCAAGAGCTGGGAGGATGGCGCGGATGCGCCAGACCTTGGGAAGGCCACTGATCGGGAGCAGGGAAAGAACGTAAAAAACCCATGA
- a CDS encoding PFL_4669 family integrating conjugative element protein — MSTAEVKGVSQHPGGLRSQASMVIQTRQAQRLVEGREKNGPAIIGMTAFGRRTRNLWLSAQNDDPYADWFLIRIEDAIETARGFIQEKTKAMQQLLKVMDGVKIEVAVSMNPVAIPLQFTNPYGYMGAYLIADFDELVRWVLTARHFGLIDRDKSMEILNGASRPIRRAFHCVAEWYFTSINRDDVIRQTAAAKHAEEIMGAVPQNVLDGTHRARYAPDIRKRKVLDPFTDSLEKLAIAKSRAPRSVFAVMAEQRGVASAAVANEPVPDE; from the coding sequence ATGAGCACTGCGGAAGTAAAGGGCGTGTCCCAACATCCGGGAGGCCTGCGCAGTCAGGCCAGCATGGTCATTCAGACGCGGCAGGCGCAACGACTGGTGGAAGGTCGTGAAAAGAATGGTCCAGCCATCATTGGGATGACGGCATTTGGGCGTCGCACGCGCAACTTATGGCTGTCCGCTCAGAATGACGACCCCTACGCGGATTGGTTTCTAATCCGCATCGAAGACGCAATCGAGACCGCACGCGGTTTTATCCAGGAAAAGACAAAGGCCATGCAGCAATTGCTGAAAGTCATGGACGGCGTAAAGATCGAAGTCGCGGTTTCTATGAACCCTGTCGCCATCCCGCTGCAGTTCACAAACCCGTACGGTTACATGGGGGCCTATCTAATCGCGGATTTTGACGAACTGGTACGCTGGGTGCTGACGGCGCGCCACTTCGGCCTGATCGACCGCGACAAGTCCATGGAGATTCTGAATGGCGCCAGCCGCCCGATCCGGCGTGCGTTTCACTGTGTCGCCGAGTGGTATTTCACCAGCATCAACCGCGACGATGTGATCAGGCAGACTGCCGCAGCCAAACACGCGGAGGAGATTATGGGAGCGGTACCGCAGAATGTCCTCGACGGCACGCACCGCGCCCGGTACGCGCCGGACATTCGTAAGCGTAAGGTCTTGGATCCGTTCACTGATTCCCTGGAAAAGCTGGCGATTGCCAAGAGCAGGGCGCCGCGCTCGGTGTTTGCGGTGATGGCCGAGCAAAGGGGGGTCGCGTCTGCGGCGGTAGCTAACGAGCCTGTACCTGACGAGTAG
- the ssb gene encoding single-stranded DNA-binding protein: protein MSNQFSGTGNIGQAPVLRQVMVGAESRSVADLRVYFDRQVPQGDGKFGDEGGFWLGVSVWGPRAETAMRVLRKGARIQVDGQLREECWDDEGGNPRSVIRLTAHRLAVDPLCIESVTYRQKAERPSEDSAEDDELSMDP from the coding sequence GTGAGCAATCAGTTTTCGGGTACGGGAAATATTGGGCAGGCACCTGTCCTACGGCAGGTTATGGTTGGCGCGGAATCTCGCTCGGTGGCGGATCTGCGCGTCTATTTTGATCGCCAGGTGCCTCAAGGGGATGGCAAGTTCGGCGACGAAGGTGGCTTCTGGCTGGGGGTGAGTGTCTGGGGGCCGAGGGCGGAAACCGCCATGCGCGTGCTGCGCAAAGGTGCTCGAATCCAAGTAGACGGCCAACTGCGCGAAGAGTGTTGGGACGATGAAGGCGGCAATCCGCGCAGCGTCATTCGTCTCACTGCGCATCGGTTGGCTGTTGATCCGCTGTGCATCGAGTCGGTGACTTATCGCCAGAAAGCCGAGCGGCCGTCGGAAGACAGCGCGGAGGACGACGAGTTAAGCATGGACCCCTAA
- a CDS encoding PH domain-containing protein has product MKIGDTIYNLDGLPFCRVELARRMCELLCHESGRRYAIEDYPEGGYVIRPLLALAGAQGLGNIPDQGQSKALPAHATHSYRPAVVRANLGMLPVLLVCLMLLGLSGPLSLWGVAFLAIHPERPGQTLEWIVASLRLAGGFGVLSIAALWSIEWLSARYTVAGAGVEARRGLFARETVSLRFEDIRSVTLRQTVAQRLLGIGTLELTSAGTDGVPVQFYDIASPGQVKALIEARMSGKTSDD; this is encoded by the coding sequence GTGAAAATCGGTGACACCATCTACAACCTGGATGGCTTGCCATTCTGCCGCGTGGAGTTGGCCCGGCGCATGTGCGAGCTACTGTGCCATGAATCGGGACGCCGCTATGCGATCGAGGACTACCCGGAAGGCGGCTATGTGATCCGCCCATTGCTTGCTTTGGCGGGGGCACAGGGGCTGGGTAACATACCAGATCAGGGACAGTCGAAGGCGCTTCCGGCGCATGCCACACACTCCTATCGACCAGCAGTGGTTCGAGCAAACCTCGGAATGCTTCCGGTCCTGCTGGTCTGCCTGATGCTGCTCGGCCTGTCTGGGCCCCTGAGTTTATGGGGCGTGGCATTTCTGGCAATTCATCCAGAGCGTCCCGGCCAAACGCTGGAATGGATTGTGGCCAGCCTGCGCTTGGCCGGAGGTTTTGGCGTGCTGTCTATCGCGGCACTCTGGAGTATCGAATGGCTGTCGGCTCGCTATACGGTGGCGGGCGCCGGAGTTGAGGCGCGCCGTGGTCTCTTCGCCCGCGAGACGGTAAGCCTGCGCTTTGAGGATATCCGGTCGGTCACCCTCCGTCAGACCGTAGCCCAGAGGCTTCTGGGCATCGGCACATTGGAACTCACTAGCGCCGGTACCGACGGTGTACCTGTGCAGTTCTACGATATTGCTAGCCCGGGTCAGGTTAAGGCGCTTATTGAAGCTCGCATGTCGGGAAAGACTAGCGATGACTGA
- a CDS encoding ATP-binding protein codes for MRVILGANAYIKRTRNRQEPIWWDSRTAINAHVLIMGGSGAGKTYTIRHWIESLARHNRELRIHVFDVHGDIDGLPACSSVKFSEQTPYGFNPLALSACRDSGGIRRRIQTFTAALNRTSRRLGTRQEAVLRAVLTDLYHANGFYADKPESWRLDDGIVRRFPKKYPTLLDASRFTQAKLKALHLGADSKAVAALEQVNRKAAALNARLKAMGQIDRCLERGGADAPANSDLERLKAQAIEAYTAFVNAIGSGRELDDGLRYDSRDVLRSVGERLDNLNALGLFRPNPPPFDCDAAVWRYDIKAMREDEQKLFVTFRLEDLFQQAVQRGVQSDVRDLVVLDEAKRFFTEDTDNPLNTWVTEGRKFGLSLICASQSPTHFSEDFLSNVATKLILGIDEMYWDGSVRKLKIDLRTLQYIVPRRTLAAQIKTSGEVRARFVGVDLSGDTLSANVAVGGDP; via the coding sequence ATGCGCGTGATCTTGGGCGCCAACGCCTACATCAAGCGGACGCGCAACCGCCAGGAGCCTATCTGGTGGGACAGCCGCACGGCCATCAACGCCCACGTCCTCATCATGGGTGGTTCCGGGGCCGGAAAGACCTACACGATTCGTCACTGGATTGAGAGCCTTGCGCGGCACAATCGGGAGCTGCGGATCCATGTGTTCGACGTGCACGGCGACATCGACGGCTTGCCAGCTTGCTCCAGTGTCAAGTTCAGCGAGCAGACGCCCTACGGTTTCAACCCGCTGGCGCTGTCCGCCTGTCGCGATTCAGGTGGCATCCGGCGGCGTATTCAGACGTTCACTGCCGCACTGAACCGCACGTCACGACGCCTTGGTACGCGGCAGGAGGCGGTTCTAAGAGCCGTTCTGACCGATCTGTACCACGCAAACGGATTCTATGCGGACAAGCCGGAAAGCTGGCGACTGGATGATGGCATCGTGCGCAGGTTTCCCAAAAAGTACCCGACACTGCTGGACGCCTCGCGCTTCACCCAGGCCAAACTGAAGGCTTTGCATCTGGGGGCAGACAGCAAGGCTGTGGCTGCGCTGGAACAGGTCAATCGTAAAGCCGCGGCGCTCAACGCCAGGCTCAAGGCTATGGGGCAAATCGATCGTTGCCTTGAGCGCGGCGGCGCTGATGCGCCGGCAAACTCCGATCTTGAGAGGCTCAAGGCACAGGCCATCGAGGCCTACACCGCCTTTGTAAATGCCATTGGCAGTGGCCGCGAGTTGGATGATGGGCTGCGTTACGATTCCCGTGATGTGCTACGTAGCGTTGGTGAGCGCCTCGATAATCTTAATGCCTTGGGGCTATTCAGGCCCAATCCTCCGCCCTTCGACTGTGATGCCGCCGTGTGGCGCTACGATATCAAGGCGATGCGCGAGGATGAGCAGAAGCTGTTCGTGACGTTCCGCTTGGAGGATCTGTTTCAGCAAGCCGTGCAGCGTGGAGTTCAGTCTGACGTGCGGGACTTGGTCGTTCTGGACGAGGCCAAGCGCTTCTTTACGGAGGACACTGACAACCCGCTCAATACGTGGGTCACTGAAGGGCGCAAGTTTGGACTCTCGCTGATCTGTGCCAGCCAGAGCCCCACCCATTTTTCCGAGGACTTTCTGAGCAATGTCGCCACCAAACTCATTCTGGGGATCGATGAAATGTATTGGGACGGTTCGGTACGCAAGTTGAAGATCGACTTGCGCACTCTGCAATACATCGTGCCGCGACGGACGCTGGCTGCGCAGATCAAGACCAGCGGTGAGGTGCGCGCCCGCTTTGTCGGCGTGGATTTGAGCGGCGATACACTATCGGCCAATGTGGCGGTTGGTGGGGACCCATGA
- a CDS encoding DUF3262 family protein, producing MRRRTLPWLLLWLTGLALAAGTYGDFLAALALQESSSNAQSQNASGYLGLYQMGEAALIDAGYYRPDGSALNDWQGNWTGKDGVSSRSGFLANPDAQTNAVTAFNSVQWRYIQGLGLDRYVGQTVGGLMVTASGLLAGAHLVGVGGLQRYLISGGRVLPRDGNGTSIASYLATFGGYDVSRVTGSNVLGGTRDWVAGGAAAGDGRSAVEGAVVGLPGTDPQAAFAMGAGVSLVDFRTAALGILSNALLLWTAWVAGAQYHGWRQGRLSLLDLQMRALRAAVITAAVLFITLS from the coding sequence GTGAGGCGCCGGACTCTGCCTTGGCTGCTGTTGTGGCTGACTGGCCTTGCGTTAGCCGCCGGCACGTATGGGGACTTTCTGGCAGCACTGGCGCTGCAAGAATCGTCCAGCAACGCGCAATCCCAGAATGCAAGCGGTTACTTGGGACTTTACCAGATGGGCGAAGCGGCCCTTATTGATGCCGGCTATTACCGGCCTGACGGCAGCGCGCTCAACGACTGGCAGGGAAACTGGACTGGCAAGGACGGCGTCAGCAGCCGGTCGGGTTTTCTCGCCAACCCGGACGCCCAGACCAATGCGGTTACCGCCTTTAACAGCGTGCAATGGCGCTACATTCAGGGATTGGGCCTGGACCGCTATGTAGGCCAGACAGTAGGCGGCCTGATGGTGACGGCCTCCGGCCTCCTAGCCGGAGCGCACTTGGTTGGCGTGGGGGGACTTCAGCGCTACCTGATTTCCGGCGGACGTGTGCTGCCGCGCGACGGCAATGGCACGAGCATCGCTAGCTACTTGGCAACGTTTGGCGGCTACGACGTGTCTAGAGTCACGGGTTCCAACGTGTTGGGCGGAACCCGTGATTGGGTCGCAGGCGGCGCCGCTGCGGGTGATGGCCGCAGTGCGGTCGAGGGGGCCGTTGTGGGCCTTCCTGGCACTGATCCTCAAGCGGCGTTCGCCATGGGGGCGGGCGTGAGTCTGGTGGACTTTCGAACTGCCGCGCTGGGAATTTTATCCAACGCGCTGCTGCTTTGGACCGCCTGGGTGGCTGGCGCGCAATACCACGGTTGGCGTCAGGGGCGCCTGAGCCTATTGGATCTGCAAATGCGAGCATTGCGTGCCGCGGTGATAACTGCTGCCGTGCTGTTTATAACCTTGAGCTGA
- a CDS encoding STY4534 family ICE replication protein, translating to MTHLSKYFDLHITGIGYLSRIRSVPVRRGQPFLAVDISALHGAADQVEYTRFDCKVSGEDAKGIVASLEQAVRENSTVLIGFKLGDLYAETFTYDKGEKAGQTGVSLKARLLYVAWVKIDGKDFYRAPLKQEEIPAQDCQSNHDGGWIPTSEAA from the coding sequence ATGACCCACCTTTCCAAATACTTCGATTTGCACATCACCGGCATCGGCTATCTAAGTCGTATTCGCTCGGTGCCAGTACGTCGCGGCCAGCCATTTCTGGCGGTGGATATTTCGGCCCTGCACGGGGCAGCCGACCAAGTGGAATACACTCGATTCGACTGCAAGGTAAGCGGCGAGGACGCCAAGGGCATCGTCGCTAGCCTAGAACAGGCGGTCAGGGAGAACAGCACGGTTCTGATCGGCTTCAAGCTCGGCGATTTGTACGCAGAGACCTTCACCTACGACAAGGGCGAGAAGGCCGGTCAGACAGGTGTCAGTCTCAAGGCTCGTCTGTTGTACGTTGCCTGGGTCAAGATCGATGGCAAGGATTTCTACCGGGCGCCTCTGAAGCAGGAGGAAATTCCGGCTCAGGATTGCCAATCGAACCACGATGGAGGGTGGATTCCCACCAGCGAGGCGGCCTGA
- a CDS encoding DUF3275 family protein has translation MIKLSGTLFIRQVNGRNGAFSVGRLVTPIGEFAIKDTLLDQYDEGRYEGEFGISRIYHGHYVAGGRMVIEVRATLETLALAAIGALPIAQSGDLQEPDPLDQESSRQAEVSASVDSWMQVDPLPESSESASAVAADGDFIQDDADLFGALWPLEDTVKLDTTVDRVLFRRQKERLKVLNYRFQPVGQTWQRD, from the coding sequence ATGATCAAACTCTCAGGCACGCTATTTATCCGTCAGGTCAATGGCCGCAACGGCGCGTTCTCCGTCGGTCGGCTAGTCACGCCAATTGGCGAGTTCGCCATCAAGGACACGTTGTTGGATCAGTACGATGAGGGCCGCTATGAGGGTGAGTTCGGCATAAGCCGAATTTACCACGGCCACTACGTGGCTGGCGGACGTATGGTGATTGAGGTGCGCGCGACTCTGGAAACCTTGGCGCTGGCTGCCATTGGCGCGTTGCCGATAGCCCAAAGTGGGGACCTGCAGGAGCCTGATCCTTTGGATCAAGAATCATCCAGGCAGGCCGAGGTGTCAGCGTCAGTGGACAGCTGGATGCAGGTAGACCCGCTACCCGAATCCAGCGAGTCGGCTTCGGCCGTTGCTGCGGACGGCGATTTTATCCAGGACGACGCCGATTTGTTCGGTGCTCTGTGGCCGCTGGAGGACACCGTGAAGCTCGATACCACCGTGGACCGTGTTTTGTTCCGACGCCAGAAAGAACGGCTTAAGGTTTTGAACTACCGGTTTCAGCCGGTGGGCCAGACTTGGCAGCGTGACTGA